A DNA window from Vigna unguiculata cultivar IT97K-499-35 chromosome 10, ASM411807v1, whole genome shotgun sequence contains the following coding sequences:
- the LOC114166454 gene encoding squamosa promoter-binding-like protein 8, which produces MLDYEWGNPSSIMLTGNEETAAGASDQTHRQIFDHYASHSLIPDHFLHAPTHSAVTTAAAATVEFTNHHHHFNPQPHHHQVNNHHHHHPFFDPRAFHGASSASYPPPPSMLSLDPLPHVNAANCGPGPGPGPGGLLLVPKSEDVGRPMDFVGSRIGLNLGGRTYFSSSEDDFVSRLYRRSRPAESGSAASSNSPRCQAEGCNADLSQAKHYHRRHKVCEFHSKAATVIAAGLTQRFCQQCSRFHLLSEFDNGKRSCRKRLADHNRRRRKTQQPSQEIQKSQPSLDNVARSPPDSGAQSSSVTVAVSPPDYFRQRPYQSANPSTNSSSLFFSSG; this is translated from the exons ATGTTGGACTACGAATGGGGAAACCCGTCTTCAATAATGCTAACCGGAAACGAGGAGACCGCCGCCGGGGCTTCCGACCAGACGCACCGTCAAATCTTCGACCACTACGCGTCGCACTCGCTCATCCCCGACCACTTTCTGCACGCGCCAACTCACTCCGCCGTCACCACCGCCGCGGCCGCCACCGTTGAGTTCaccaaccaccaccaccacttcaACCCGCAGCCGCACCACCACCAAGtcaacaaccaccaccaccaccacccgtTCTTCGACCCACGCGCCTTCCACGGCGCGTCCTCCGCCTCCTACCCTCCACCCCCTTCCATGCTCTCGCTTGACCCGCTGCCCCACGTCAACGCCGCCAACTGCGGCCCTGGGCCCGGCCCCGGCCCGGGCGGACTCCTCCTCGTTCCCAAGTCCGAGGACGTGGGACGGCCCATGGACTTTGTCGGCTCACGAATTGGCCTGAATCTCGGTGGCCGGACGTATTTCTCCTCCTCCGAGGACGATTTCGTGAGCCGTCTCTACCGTCGGTCCCGGCCGGCGGAATCCGGTTCGGCGGCTTCCTCCAACTCCCCGCGCTGCCAGGCCGAGGGATGCAATGCTGATCTGTCTCAGGCCAAGCACTACCACCGCCGCCACAAGGTGTGCGAGTTCCACTCCAAAGCCGCCACCGTCATCGCCGCCGGGTTGACTCAGCGATTCTGCCAGCAATGCAGCAG GTTCCATCTTCTCTCTGAGTTTGATAACGGAAAACGTAGCTGCAGGAAGAGATTGGCAGATCACAATCGCCGCAGAAGAAAAACTCAGCAACCATCTCAAGAAATTCAGAAATCTCAACCCTCTTTGGATAATGTTGCAA gatCTCCACCTGACTCCGGAGCCCAGTCTTCGTCGGTGACGGTGGCGGTGTCACCGCCGGACTATTTCCGGCAGAGGCCGTATCAGAGCGCGAACCCTTCCACAAATTCAAGCTCACTGTTTTTCTCCAGCGGGTAG